The Candidatus Cetobacterium colombiensis genome includes a window with the following:
- a CDS encoding YqaA family protein: MLEILKNYGLYGIIIASLLEATVLPIPMETISIPAYLSAKENIIYLLIILVSFSTLGSIVGYSIWKRLGKIIRNKYREKDIFIKIKILYERNIFLTLLSSAFTPIPFEAYVMVAGILSINFKLFLIGVVLSRILRHFPQGLLIYFYGDKILDNIKLYSFLIIMFIFSFNLVKYLILKKIKASDI, translated from the coding sequence ATGTTAGAAATATTAAAAAATTATGGATTATACGGGATAATAATAGCTAGTTTACTTGAAGCAACAGTGCTTCCCATACCAATGGAGACAATATCAATACCAGCATATCTTTCAGCAAAAGAAAATATTATATATTTATTGATTATTTTAGTTTCTTTTTCTACTTTAGGAAGTATAGTTGGTTACTCTATCTGGAAAAGATTAGGAAAAATTATTAGAAATAAATATAGAGAAAAAGATATATTTATAAAAATTAAAATATTATATGAAAGAAATATTTTTTTGACACTTTTAAGTTCAGCATTTACTCCTATTCCTTTTGAAGCTTATGTTATGGTTGCAGGAATACTTAGCATTAACTTCAAATTGTTTTTAATAGGGGTAGTTTTAAGTAGAATTTTAAGACATTTTCCTCAAGGATTATTGATTTATTTTTATGGAGATAAAATATTAGATAATATAAAATTATATAGTTTTTTAATTATAATGTTTATTTTTTCATTTAATCTTGTAAAATATTTAATTTTAAAAAAAATTAAGGCCTCAGATATTTAA